In Vagococcus hydrophili, one DNA window encodes the following:
- a CDS encoding amino acid ABC transporter permease, with protein sequence MELIVKILPALLEGTKTTIFVFIMTVLLSLPLGGLLGLIYTRTQIKVMRWVVGFYIWVIRGTPLLLQLLIVFFGFPLIGVTLQSRMLAVLVAFVLNYTAYFTEIFRGGIEAVPQGQYEAAQVLGLSKWQAEQKVIIPQVMKIIFPSLGNEVVTLVKDTSLIYALGLSEVMKAGRIAMQREASIVPMIVVGVIYLILTGTVILSMKWLEKRKIFQVE encoded by the coding sequence ATGGAACTTATCGTTAAAATTTTACCGGCACTACTAGAAGGAACCAAGACGACAATTTTTGTCTTTATTATGACAGTTTTATTATCATTACCCTTAGGCGGGTTACTAGGCTTAATTTATACCCGAACACAAATAAAAGTGATGAGATGGGTAGTTGGTTTTTATATATGGGTAATCAGAGGAACACCTTTACTACTACAACTTTTAATCGTTTTCTTTGGTTTTCCATTAATTGGTGTCACCCTTCAAAGTAGAATGTTGGCAGTCTTAGTTGCCTTTGTTTTAAATTATACCGCTTATTTTACTGAGATATTTAGAGGAGGTATTGAAGCTGTTCCGCAAGGGCAATATGAAGCGGCTCAAGTATTAGGGTTAAGCAAGTGGCAAGCAGAACAAAAGGTTATTATTCCTCAAGTGATGAAAATTATTTTTCCTTCATTGGGAAATGAAGTGGTTACCTTAGTGAAGGATACCTCGCTTATTTATGCGCTGGGGCTAAGCGAAGTCATGAAGGCTGGTCGAATTGCGATGCAGCGTGAAGCCAGTATTGTTCCCATGATTGTAGTGGGTGTGATTTATTTGATTCTAACAGGAACAGTGATTCTTAGCATGAAGTGGTTAGAGAAAAGAAAAATATTTCAAGTAGAGTAG
- a CDS encoding LytR/AlgR family response regulator transcription factor codes for MHVLIVDDEPLAREELSYLVEQHKQVKTIATAESVDEAMSQIMDEKPDVIFLDIQLMGETGFDLAEKLVKLKKSPYLIFATAFNHYGVEAFSVNARDYILKPFEEKKILLALDKAVGELDSKEPESSVQQTVDAIPVYVEDRIFLIDPAEIYAVSVEGRILTIVTKDKQYEMTGTLNHLSGKLPSQLFFKTHRSFMINLTKIKEIQPWFNHTLQVTLLNDLKVPISRSYMKNFKEKIGLD; via the coding sequence ATGCATGTATTAATTGTGGATGATGAACCATTAGCAAGAGAGGAACTGTCCTATCTTGTAGAGCAACATAAACAAGTAAAAACAATTGCTACAGCAGAGTCAGTAGATGAAGCAATGTCACAAATAATGGATGAGAAACCAGATGTTATCTTCTTAGATATTCAGTTAATGGGGGAAACAGGTTTTGACTTGGCAGAAAAATTAGTCAAGTTAAAAAAATCTCCTTATCTCATATTTGCCACGGCGTTTAATCATTATGGTGTAGAAGCCTTTTCCGTGAATGCTAGAGATTATATTTTGAAACCTTTTGAAGAGAAAAAAATCCTTTTGGCACTAGATAAAGCTGTGGGAGAATTAGATTCTAAAGAGCCAGAGAGCAGTGTCCAACAGACCGTTGATGCTATACCAGTTTATGTAGAAGACCGAATTTTTCTGATTGACCCAGCAGAAATTTACGCCGTTTCTGTAGAGGGAAGAATTTTAACAATTGTGACTAAGGATAAACAATATGAAATGACAGGGACCTTGAATCATCTCAGCGGTAAATTACCTAGTCAATTATTCTTTAAAACACATCGGAGTTTCATGATAAATTTAACCAAAATAAAAGAAATCCAACCTTGGTTTAACCACACACTACAAGTCACTTTATTAAATGATTTAAAGGTACCAATTAGCCGTTCTTACATGAAAAATTTTAAAGAAAAAATAGGACTTGATTAG
- a CDS encoding amino acid ABC transporter substrate-binding protein has translation MRRMIKLAGISLITLSVLVGCGQSSKEKNSQWDKIQKNKELVIGIDDTFVPMGFRDEKEQLVGFDIDLAKEVTKEMGLKAKFQPIDWTLKETELENGTIDVIWNGYTVTDARKNKVDFTKDYLVNEQVLVTRKESKISKFSDMKDKTLGAQEGSSGYEAFENKPDILKDIVKDQDAIVFPTFTEAFMDLEAKRIDGLLIDKVFAEYYLSKQNNSQEFQLVKGKYDNENFAIGVKKGEVTLRDELNKGLDKAYADGLSQKVSQKWFGENRVIK, from the coding sequence ATGAGAAGAATGATTAAATTAGCAGGAATAAGTCTAATCACCTTGAGTGTTTTAGTCGGATGTGGTCAATCATCAAAAGAAAAGAATAGCCAGTGGGATAAAATCCAAAAAAATAAAGAATTAGTTATAGGAATTGATGATACTTTTGTTCCTATGGGATTTAGAGATGAAAAAGAGCAACTAGTGGGATTTGATATTGACTTGGCAAAAGAAGTCACTAAAGAAATGGGACTAAAGGCTAAGTTTCAACCAATTGATTGGACCCTAAAAGAAACGGAACTAGAAAATGGAACGATTGATGTGATTTGGAATGGTTATACGGTGACAGATGCTAGAAAGAATAAAGTTGATTTTACTAAGGATTATTTAGTCAATGAGCAAGTTTTGGTCACACGTAAGGAAAGTAAAATTAGTAAATTTTCCGATATGAAGGATAAAACACTAGGAGCTCAAGAAGGTTCTAGTGGGTATGAAGCATTTGAAAATAAACCTGACATCCTAAAAGATATCGTGAAGGATCAAGATGCGATTGTTTTTCCAACTTTTACAGAAGCATTTATGGATTTAGAGGCGAAGCGAATCGATGGCTTGTTAATTGATAAAGTGTTTGCTGAGTATTATTTATCAAAACAAAATAATAGCCAAGAATTCCAACTGGTTAAAGGAAAATATGATAATGAGAATTTTGCGATTGGTGTGAAAAAAGGAGAAGTGACTTTACGAGATGAATTAAATAAAGGTTTAGATAAAGCTTATGCAGATGGATTGTCCCAAAAAGTGAGTCAAAAATGGTTTGGAGAGAACCGAGTGATAAAATAA
- a CDS encoding sensor histidine kinase, whose protein sequence is MIELFIMMMERVGLIILLAYLLVNLDDFKTLLFKREMYQSKIKLIVFFCVFAIISNLTGIEISGDKIMQSNVLTHISNEAAIANTRTLAISVSGLVGGPVVGVMVGFVAGIHRAFQGTGITGLFYIPSSILIGILSGLFGQLLTKKNLFPNPFHSGLVSALMEMIQMLFVLFFTGSLAEGFALVKLISIPMVLLNSVGTFIFMSILNSTLNQVEEAKAIQTHDVLELAAKTLPYFRKGLEPGTSQDVAKIIQHYTKVSAISITDNSKILAHVGAGSDHHIPEKDVITELSKEVLQTGKIAIAYNKTSVGCTEKTCPLSAAIVIPLMNKENIAGTLKLYFTDSRDLTELMKSLAEGLGTIFSSQIELGEAEIQTQLLKEAEIKSLQSQVNPHFFFNSINTISALMRKDSEKARELLLQLSQYFRSNLKGAAETLVPLEQELAQVDAYLILEQTRFPDKYEVTFDIQPETLNVSIPPFALQILIENAIKHAFDKRKQNNQIQVSIYTDAEKLKIDVRDNGTGITDERILQIGQGVLHSEVGSGTALYNLVRRIDSLFGEKGKFDVYSRPEGGSQFLISIPIIREEF, encoded by the coding sequence ATGATTGAGTTATTTATTATGATGATGGAACGGGTTGGATTAATCATATTACTAGCCTACTTATTAGTGAATTTAGATGATTTTAAAACGTTATTGTTTAAGAGAGAGATGTATCAATCTAAAATTAAGTTGATCGTCTTTTTTTGTGTTTTTGCCATCATCTCAAATTTAACAGGTATTGAAATATCAGGAGATAAAATTATGCAGAGCAACGTCTTAACCCATATTTCAAATGAAGCAGCAATTGCCAACACAAGAACATTAGCTATCAGTGTCTCTGGATTAGTTGGAGGACCGGTTGTTGGTGTGATGGTTGGATTTGTTGCAGGTATTCACCGAGCCTTTCAGGGGACAGGCATAACAGGTTTATTTTACATTCCATCTTCTATTTTAATTGGTATATTGTCAGGGCTTTTTGGACAGCTTTTAACCAAGAAAAACTTGTTTCCAAATCCTTTTCATTCGGGATTAGTTAGTGCATTAATGGAAATGATTCAAATGCTATTTGTCTTATTTTTCACAGGGTCATTGGCAGAAGGATTCGCTTTAGTTAAATTGATTTCCATACCAATGGTGTTATTAAATAGTGTCGGGACTTTTATTTTTATGTCTATTTTAAATAGTACTTTAAATCAAGTCGAAGAAGCAAAAGCGATTCAAACCCATGATGTTTTAGAATTAGCTGCGAAAACCTTACCTTATTTTAGGAAAGGTTTAGAGCCTGGTACTAGTCAAGATGTGGCTAAAATTATTCAGCATTATACGAAAGTCAGTGCGATTAGTATTACGGATAATTCCAAAATTTTAGCTCATGTGGGTGCAGGAAGTGATCATCATATTCCTGAAAAAGATGTGATCACAGAGCTATCAAAAGAGGTTCTTCAGACGGGGAAAATAGCGATAGCCTACAATAAAACAAGTGTGGGTTGTACAGAAAAAACCTGTCCCTTATCAGCTGCTATAGTGATTCCTTTAATGAATAAAGAAAATATTGCAGGAACTTTGAAGTTATATTTTACGGATTCAAGAGATTTAACTGAATTGATGAAATCCTTAGCAGAAGGATTAGGCACAATTTTTTCTTCTCAAATCGAATTAGGGGAAGCAGAAATTCAAACCCAATTATTAAAAGAAGCAGAAATAAAATCCCTTCAATCTCAAGTTAATCCGCATTTTTTCTTCAATTCAATCAATACTATTTCAGCCTTGATGAGAAAAGACAGTGAAAAAGCACGAGAGTTATTGTTACAATTGAGCCAATATTTTAGAAGTAATCTAAAAGGTGCAGCTGAAACCTTGGTTCCATTAGAACAAGAGTTAGCTCAAGTGGATGCTTATTTAATTTTAGAGCAGACACGGTTTCCAGATAAATACGAGGTGACGTTTGATATTCAGCCAGAAACATTAAATGTTAGCATACCGCCATTTGCCTTACAAATATTAATAGAGAATGCTATTAAGCATGCGTTTGATAAGAGAAAACAGAACAATCAAATCCAAGTTTCAATTTATACGGATGCTGAGAAACTAAAAATTGATGTAAGGGATAACGGTACAGGAATTACGGATGAAAGAATCTTGCAAATTGGTCAAGGTGTATTGCATTCGGAAGTAGGTTCAGGGACAGCGCTGTACAATTTAGTTCGGCGAATTGATAGTTTATTTGGTGAAAAAGGAAAATTTGATGTGTATTCACGACCAGAAGGCGGTAGTCAATTTTTAATTAGCATACCCATTATTAGAGAGGAGTTTTAA
- the ltrA gene encoding group II intron reverse transcriptase/maturase, with protein sequence MYTETVLEQIVDRKNLNQAFKQVRRNKGAEGVDGMTIEETASYITSNRKEIVTQIRNRKYKPSPVLRVEIPKPTGGVRLLGIPTVKDRVIQQAISQVISPKFDKEFSPYSYGFRPNKQAEMAIQQSLDYFNEGYEWVVDIDLERFFDTVNHDRLMNLISRVIKDGDVISLIRKFLVSGVQVNGQVKPTDIGTPQGGNLSPLLSNIMLNELDKELEARQLHFVRYADDCLIMVKSEMSARRVMRSVTKFIEEKLGLIVNVTKSKIIKAGDSELKYLGFSFYKGKDGYQARPHQASVESFKFKLKRLTRKNWSVSIEDKIKRLNQVILGWINYFKIGKMKKNLSKIESHLRFRVRMCLWKQWKTAQNRRKNLIKLGMDKYTAYKYSHTSKGVVRIAYSWVMTTTMTNKRVAELGLISCVEHYSKVHS encoded by the coding sequence ATGTACACAGAAACAGTTTTAGAACAAATCGTGGATAGAAAGAATCTGAATCAAGCATTTAAGCAAGTCAGACGAAATAAAGGTGCCGAAGGTGTGGATGGTATGACTATTGAAGAAACGGCGAGTTATATAACGTCTAATAGAAAAGAAATAGTCACCCAAATCAGAAACAGAAAGTATAAACCATCCCCCGTTTTAAGAGTAGAAATACCGAAGCCAACTGGTGGTGTCCGACTTTTAGGTATACCAACAGTAAAAGATCGTGTGATACAGCAAGCTATATCTCAAGTGATTTCCCCCAAGTTTGATAAGGAGTTCAGTCCATATAGCTATGGATTTAGGCCTAACAAACAAGCTGAAATGGCCATCCAACAATCGTTGGATTACTTTAACGAAGGCTATGAATGGGTTGTAGATATTGATTTGGAGAGATTCTTTGATACTGTGAATCATGATAGATTAATGAATTTAATCTCACGAGTGATAAAAGATGGTGATGTCATTTCTCTGATTAGAAAATTTTTAGTTAGTGGTGTACAAGTCAACGGACAAGTTAAGCCAACGGATATAGGTACACCACAGGGCGGTAATTTATCTCCTCTACTAAGTAATATTATGTTAAATGAATTGGATAAAGAACTTGAAGCAAGACAGCTTCATTTTGTCAGATATGCAGATGACTGTTTAATTATGGTGAAAAGTGAAATGTCAGCGAGAAGAGTCATGCGCTCAGTAACAAAATTTATCGAAGAGAAATTAGGACTAATTGTGAACGTCACAAAATCCAAAATAATTAAAGCTGGAGACTCAGAGTTGAAGTATTTAGGTTTTTCTTTTTATAAAGGAAAGGATGGCTATCAAGCTAGACCACATCAAGCATCAGTTGAAAGCTTTAAGTTTAAATTAAAAAGGCTGACACGTAAAAATTGGAGTGTCAGTATCGAGGATAAAATTAAACGATTGAATCAAGTGATATTAGGTTGGATTAACTATTTTAAGATTGGAAAAATGAAGAAAAATCTATCGAAGATAGAATCTCATCTACGTTTCCGAGTGAGAATGTGTTTATGGAAACAATGGAAAACCGCTCAAAATAGAAGAAAGAATTTAATAAAACTAGGTATGGATAAATATACTGCTTATAAATACAGTCATACAAGTAAAGGCGTAGTGAGGATAGCTTATTCATGGGTCATGACTACCACGATGACAAATAAGAGAGTAGCCGAATTAGGACTAATCTCTTGTGTAGAACATTATAGTAAAGTACATAGTTAA
- the rluF gene encoding 23S rRNA pseudouridine(2604) synthase RluF, producing the protein MRLNKFISEAGKASRRGADKLIEEGRVKVNGKKAKIGSQVNPGDEVYVDGNQLYVARDNVYIALNKPVGITSTTEKGVKGNIVDLVNHSTRVFHIGRLDKDSEGLILLTNDGDIVNEILRSENEHEKEYVVSVDRPINAEFIKGMSEGVHILGTKTLPCKVEQLSKYDFNITLTQGLNRQIRRMCEELGYQVCRLQRLRIMSIELGTLPVGQWRYLSKKEKARLFRELDYEEKEW; encoded by the coding sequence ATGCGTTTAAATAAATTTATCAGTGAAGCAGGTAAGGCCTCAAGACGAGGTGCGGACAAATTGATTGAAGAAGGCCGTGTAAAAGTTAATGGAAAAAAGGCTAAGATTGGTAGCCAAGTAAATCCCGGAGACGAAGTTTATGTGGATGGTAATCAGCTTTACGTTGCCCGAGATAATGTGTACATCGCTTTAAATAAGCCAGTTGGTATCACAAGTACGACTGAAAAAGGGGTTAAGGGGAATATTGTTGATTTGGTGAACCATTCAACACGAGTGTTCCACATCGGGCGGTTAGATAAGGATTCAGAAGGTCTGATTTTACTAACAAATGATGGGGATATTGTGAATGAAATTTTGCGTTCAGAAAATGAACATGAGAAAGAATATGTGGTTTCTGTAGATAGACCCATTAATGCAGAGTTTATTAAAGGTATGTCAGAAGGTGTTCATATTTTAGGGACAAAAACATTACCTTGTAAAGTGGAACAATTATCAAAATATGATTTCAATATCACCTTAACTCAAGGTTTAAATCGTCAAATTAGACGGATGTGTGAGGAGCTTGGTTATCAAGTTTGTCGCTTGCAAAGATTACGTATTATGAGTATTGAACTAGGAACGTTACCTGTTGGACAATGGCGCTACTTATCTAAGAAGGAAAAAGCTCGCCTGTTCAGAGAATTAGATTACGAAGAAAAAGAATGGTAG
- the lrgB gene encoding antiholin-like protein LrgB, with protein MTPYIGIMITLVAFGIGSWLFKWSKGFFLFTPLFVGMVLGIVILKVTGISYEEYNTGGKMISFFLDPATVAFAIPLYKKRDVLKKYALEIIMSLTIGTSVALFVTIVVGKLMGVYQEIILAILPQAATTAIAVPISKSIGGLQSITAFAVIFTAVLIYALGKNLIKLFNIKNPISRGLALGASGHALGVSVGLELGETEAAMASLSVVVVGLVTVVLVPVFAAMMSM; from the coding sequence ATGACCCCATATATTGGAATTATGATTACACTAGTTGCTTTTGGTATTGGTTCTTGGTTGTTTAAATGGAGCAAAGGATTCTTTTTATTCACACCGTTATTTGTTGGAATGGTTCTAGGGATTGTTATTTTAAAAGTGACAGGTATTAGCTATGAAGAGTATAATACGGGTGGAAAAATGATTAGTTTCTTTCTAGATCCAGCAACTGTTGCTTTTGCAATCCCTCTTTATAAAAAAAGAGATGTATTAAAAAAATATGCTTTGGAAATTATTATGTCATTAACAATTGGTACGTCTGTCGCTCTTTTTGTAACGATTGTAGTCGGTAAATTAATGGGTGTCTATCAAGAAATTATTTTAGCTATTTTACCCCAAGCAGCAACAACAGCGATTGCGGTTCCTATTTCAAAATCAATTGGTGGTCTGCAAAGTATCACTGCTTTTGCTGTTATTTTTACAGCAGTCTTAATTTACGCATTAGGAAAAAATCTAATTAAACTCTTCAATATAAAAAATCCGATTTCAAGAGGCTTAGCTTTAGGGGCATCAGGGCATGCATTGGGTGTTTCAGTTGGTCTTGAATTAGGTGAAACAGAAGCTGCAATGGCAAGCTTATCTGTCGTTGTTGTTGGCTTAGTAACTGTTGTTCTTGTCCCAGTCTTCGCTGCGATGATGAGCATGTAA
- a CDS encoding PocR ligand-binding domain-containing protein, which produces MLKIDELINMKEWEKLQDSIADVTKLAIILVDYKGQPVGKHSNIQPFCSKLRSNPDLAKYCEKCDARGAIEAVRQGEPFIYRCHFNLVDTAIPIIMNEQYLGAIMAGQVKLDTSNSDLEQLLTLNEVNQYLEDYLTDYEKIPNLDLIELTKSANMLSILSHYLLTEITKSDYSVVSKDNHLVVKENLIHSYQTKEHKLQPIIDLLFENKQIMYTLNQLSEINHISLSYLSRLLKKEFGEPFNKFYPRLKIEWAKDLLQHTDKNITEISDSLGFLDTSYFIRSFKKFEGISPLKYKKTTIEC; this is translated from the coding sequence ATGTTAAAAATAGATGAACTCATTAATATGAAAGAATGGGAAAAATTACAAGACTCGATTGCTGATGTTACCAAGTTAGCGATTATTTTAGTTGACTATAAAGGACAACCCGTTGGCAAACACAGTAACATTCAACCCTTTTGTTCAAAGCTGCGTTCTAACCCTGACTTAGCAAAATATTGCGAAAAATGTGATGCTAGAGGAGCTATTGAAGCTGTCAGACAAGGCGAACCTTTTATTTATCGTTGCCACTTTAATTTGGTGGATACGGCCATTCCCATTATTATGAACGAACAGTATTTAGGTGCTATTATGGCTGGGCAAGTAAAGCTAGACACTTCTAATAGTGATTTAGAGCAACTTCTAACTCTTAATGAAGTTAATCAGTATTTAGAAGACTATCTAACTGACTATGAAAAAATTCCCAATTTAGATTTAATTGAATTAACAAAATCAGCAAATATGCTATCTATCCTTTCCCATTACTTATTAACGGAAATAACTAAGAGTGATTATTCTGTTGTTTCTAAAGACAATCACTTAGTTGTTAAAGAAAATTTAATTCATTCCTATCAAACAAAAGAGCATAAACTACAGCCAATTATTGATTTACTCTTTGAAAACAAGCAGATCATGTATACCTTAAATCAGTTGTCAGAAATCAATCACATTAGTCTTAGTTATTTAAGTCGTTTACTAAAAAAAGAATTTGGTGAGCCTTTTAATAAATTTTATCCACGTCTTAAAATCGAATGGGCTAAAGATTTATTACAACACACTGATAAAAATATAACTGAAATTAGTGATTCCCTTGGTTTTTTAGATACCAGTTACTTTATTAGAAGTTTTAAAAAATTTGAAGGAATATCGCCACTTAAATATAAAAAAACAACTATAGAATGTTGA
- a CDS encoding sigma-70 family RNA polymerase sigma factor — MKKIKSNRHFFEYLYETYEQRIFYQAYSVLNQKEQAEDITQDVFEQLYQEKEKLQRLDEEHLKKLIITITKNKAIDLYRKNTSQIKYIEDYKENNRGQIPDNNVVDRLEELVSEAEFQEITRELKEPYLQVFMYRIFYGLSTKEVAQIMSQKDATIRKQFERGKKIVKNILGGSDYEKVQ, encoded by the coding sequence ATGAAAAAAATAAAGTCTAACCGTCATTTTTTTGAATATTTGTATGAAACCTATGAACAACGAATTTTTTATCAAGCGTACTCAGTATTAAATCAAAAGGAACAGGCAGAAGATATTACTCAAGATGTTTTTGAGCAGTTATATCAAGAAAAAGAGAAACTACAACGTTTAGATGAAGAACACTTGAAAAAGTTAATAATAACCATTACAAAAAATAAAGCCATTGATTTGTATCGGAAGAACACGTCACAGATTAAATACATAGAAGATTATAAAGAAAATAATCGTGGACAAATACCAGATAATAATGTTGTTGATCGTTTGGAAGAACTTGTTTCAGAAGCTGAATTTCAAGAGATTACAAGAGAACTTAAAGAGCCATATTTACAAGTTTTTATGTATCGAATTTTTTATGGTTTATCAACAAAAGAAGTGGCACAGATTATGTCTCAAAAAGATGCGACGATTCGTAAACAATTTGAGCGAGGGAAAAAAATTGTGAAAAATATATTAGGAGGTAGTGACTATGAAAAAGTTCAATGA
- the lrgA gene encoding antiholin-like murein hydrolase modulator LrgA encodes MDKKKMYGFLEQAFVYALILLISNGIASISPIPLPPSLIGLVLLFTALCLKIVKLEQVEGLGNSFSKIISFLFVPSGISLINSLDIMAKYGFQIMTLIIVGILVLFVTIAFSSSLLLKMRESFSSSKVVKTNQTLNQAKEVR; translated from the coding sequence ATGGATAAGAAAAAAATGTATGGTTTTTTAGAACAAGCTTTTGTTTACGCTTTAATATTACTAATCTCAAACGGAATTGCGAGTATTTCGCCTATACCATTACCACCTTCATTGATTGGTTTGGTCTTACTTTTTACAGCGTTGTGTTTAAAGATTGTTAAATTAGAACAAGTCGAAGGTTTGGGAAATAGCTTTTCAAAAATTATTTCATTTCTTTTTGTTCCATCAGGTATTTCTTTAATCAATTCATTAGATATTATGGCAAAATATGGATTTCAAATTATGACACTAATCATCGTCGGCATCTTGGTTTTATTTGTAACAATTGCTTTCTCAAGTTCTTTATTACTAAAAATGAGAGAATCATTTTCAAGTAGTAAAGTAGTTAAGACCAATCAAACACTAAATCAAGCAAAAGAGGTGCGTTAA
- a CDS encoding iron-containing alcohol dehydrogenase, with the protein MKENYDFMMPSVNFFGPGVINKIGDRAEMLNMKKVLIVTDSFLKNMENGPVKQTEASLKNTGVDYVIFDEVEPNPKLRNVKSGVAFYNANNCDSIISVGGGSAHDCAKGIGIALTNGEDVTKLAGIETLSNPLPPLMAVNTTAGTASEITRHAVLTNEETHLKFVVVSWRNVPLVSFNDPLLMLDVPTKLTAATGMDALCHCVESYVSENSNPITDAQAIQGIKLIGENLRRAVANGHDIEARTNMAYASLLAGMAFNNADLGYVHAMAHQLGGQYDAPHGVCCAVLMPTVERWNMISNPERFKDIAVLLGENVDGLSKMEAAERGIKALERISEDVGIPTNIKSIGAKEEDFELMAENALRDGNAFSNPRKGSKEDVVELFRQAYEA; encoded by the coding sequence ATGAAAGAGAATTACGATTTTATGATGCCTAGCGTTAACTTTTTTGGTCCTGGTGTCATTAACAAAATAGGTGACCGTGCAGAGATGTTGAATATGAAAAAAGTTCTGATCGTAACTGATAGTTTCTTGAAAAATATGGAAAATGGACCAGTTAAACAAACAGAAGCTAGTTTAAAAAATACTGGTGTGGATTACGTTATTTTTGATGAAGTTGAACCGAATCCTAAATTACGTAATGTTAAATCTGGTGTGGCTTTTTATAATGCGAATAATTGTGATAGCATCATTTCAGTTGGTGGGGGTTCAGCTCATGATTGTGCTAAAGGAATTGGAATTGCCCTAACAAATGGTGAAGATGTGACTAAATTAGCAGGGATTGAAACACTAAGCAATCCATTACCTCCACTTATGGCGGTGAATACAACTGCCGGAACAGCTTCAGAAATTACTCGTCATGCGGTGTTAACCAATGAAGAAACTCATTTAAAATTTGTGGTTGTGTCTTGGCGTAATGTGCCACTAGTGTCATTCAATGACCCATTGTTGATGTTAGATGTGCCAACTAAATTAACAGCGGCTACTGGTATGGATGCTTTATGTCACTGTGTGGAATCTTATGTATCTGAAAATAGCAACCCAATTACAGATGCTCAAGCGATTCAAGGAATTAAACTAATTGGTGAGAACTTACGTCGTGCTGTAGCCAATGGTCATGATATTGAAGCGAGAACTAACATGGCTTACGCCTCACTTTTAGCAGGAATGGCTTTTAATAATGCTGATTTAGGTTACGTTCATGCCATGGCTCACCAATTAGGTGGACAATATGATGCCCCACATGGTGTGTGTTGCGCGGTTTTAATGCCAACTGTTGAGAGATGGAACATGATTTCTAATCCTGAAAGATTTAAAGATATTGCCGTTTTATTAGGTGAAAATGTGGATGGTCTATCTAAAATGGAAGCAGCGGAAAGAGGAATTAAAGCTTTAGAACGTATTTCTGAGGATGTTGGTATTCCAACTAACATTAAATCGATTGGTGCGAAAGAGGAAGATTTTGAATTAATGGCAGAAAATGCCTTAAGAGATGGCAACGCCTTTTCAAATCCTCGTAAAGGTAGTAAAGAGGATGTTGTTGAATTATTTAGACAAGCTTATGAAGCTTAA
- a CDS encoding amino acid ABC transporter ATP-binding protein, whose product MIEIINFSKQFENKDIFKDLSLEIEEGTILALVGPSGVGKTTLLRSLAGLESLDSGELKISNQNLALDKNTGEIGMVFQDFQLFPNLSVLDNLMLAPMLVKKETKEIVEKEALTWLTRFNLVEAKHKYPSKLSGGQKQRIAIIRALLMKPKILCYDEPTSALDPLLVDSIADMILEMKQENITQIVVTHDLIFAKKIADQVLEIGGYNNEKND is encoded by the coding sequence ATGATTGAGATAATCAATTTTAGTAAGCAATTTGAGAATAAAGATATTTTTAAGGATTTATCCTTAGAGATAGAGGAAGGAACTATTTTGGCTTTAGTTGGTCCGTCGGGTGTAGGCAAGACGACTCTTTTGCGAAGTTTAGCGGGTCTTGAAAGCCTCGATTCTGGTGAGTTGAAAATAAGTAATCAAAATCTAGCACTAGATAAAAATACAGGAGAAATCGGCATGGTATTTCAAGATTTCCAATTGTTTCCAAATTTATCAGTGTTGGATAATCTGATGTTAGCACCTATGTTGGTAAAAAAAGAAACAAAAGAAATTGTAGAAAAAGAGGCTCTTACTTGGTTAACACGGTTTAACTTAGTCGAAGCCAAACATAAATACCCATCTAAATTATCGGGAGGTCAGAAACAGCGAATTGCGATTATTCGGGCTTTATTAATGAAACCTAAAATACTATGTTATGACGAACCAACTAGTGCGCTAGATCCTTTATTAGTGGACAGTATTGCTGACATGATTTTAGAGATGAAACAAGAGAACATTACACAGATTGTAGTGACTCATGATCTCATATTTGCTAAAAAAATAGCTGATCAAGTATTAGAAATAGGAGGGTATAACAATGAGAAGAATGATTAA